Proteins from one Shewanella pealeana ATCC 700345 genomic window:
- a CDS encoding LysR family transcriptional regulator, translating into MIELRHLRTLVALKESGSLAGAAKKRFVTQSALSHQIKELETRINSAIFVRKSKPLSFTQEGARLLNLAEDILPKVIETEFDLKKGLEDGDNHLGVGIECHSCFRWLMPVMEEFRKQYPQAELDLSSRHLFDSLNALEQGDLDVVLSSDPVPGQSIAYQHLFDFEVRLVVASDHPLAQQEYVTPKQLENLPILSYPVALERLDIYRHFLEPAGIQPGPQVKCDLTMMLLQRIACKDGVAALPSWSISEAHGLSLTSVKLGPEGLKRPLFGAYRRNGANARLAQHWLELVAKEGLAKQKLN; encoded by the coding sequence ATGATAGAGCTTAGACATTTACGTACGCTAGTTGCCCTAAAGGAAAGCGGCAGCCTTGCTGGGGCAGCAAAAAAACGCTTCGTCACTCAGTCAGCACTCTCGCATCAGATCAAGGAATTAGAGACTCGTATTAACTCTGCTATTTTTGTACGCAAGAGTAAGCCGCTCTCTTTCACACAAGAAGGCGCGAGATTACTCAACCTTGCTGAAGATATTCTACCTAAGGTGATCGAAACGGAGTTTGATCTCAAAAAGGGCCTAGAAGATGGAGATAATCACTTAGGTGTTGGCATCGAATGTCACAGCTGTTTCCGCTGGTTAATGCCTGTGATGGAAGAGTTCAGAAAGCAATATCCGCAAGCCGAACTCGATTTATCCAGCCGTCATCTGTTCGACTCGTTGAACGCACTAGAGCAAGGTGATCTGGATGTTGTACTGAGCTCAGATCCTGTGCCTGGTCAGTCAATTGCTTATCAGCATCTGTTTGATTTCGAAGTTAGATTAGTGGTGGCCAGTGATCACCCTCTAGCTCAGCAAGAATATGTCACACCGAAACAGTTAGAGAATTTACCGATTTTAAGCTACCCGGTAGCACTCGAACGCTTAGATATATACCGCCACTTTTTAGAGCCGGCAGGCATTCAACCCGGTCCACAAGTAAAGTGTGATTTAACCATGATGCTGTTACAGCGAATTGCCTGTAAAGATGGTGTTGCCGCTTTGCCAAGCTGGTCGATAAGTGAGGCGCACGGCCTAAGTCTTACCAGTGTAAAACTGGGCCCTGAAGGGCTAAAGCGTCCACTTTTTGGGGCGTATCGTCGCAACGGCGCTAATGCTCGTTTAGCGCAACATTGGTTAGAGCTAGTGGCTAAAGAAGGTTTGGCAAAACAGAAGCTCAATTAA
- a CDS encoding HDOD domain-containing protein, translated as MTDLEQQVFTQVRAIISNEEQVIGRRGILIPLKKAIIADGDIRNVIDIVSSDPALSAHLLWRSSSADHATAQSSKNRSLKDALVRLGQVNIYRYAFTFYLKERLDELNEPYKKLIHGYWAMTEAIAVDAVDQLYQMDSVQINPDEVQTLALFSVFGDIIALTAFAYLNSERTEPYPLSLLKSVIEEQQQALTLEAFESLGLDDDLSGEFMIAHNLRKTHNVNSPGLVLRRVLTKRNLLLNPI; from the coding sequence ATGACAGATCTTGAGCAGCAAGTATTTACTCAAGTACGTGCCATTATCAGCAATGAAGAGCAGGTAATAGGTCGTCGAGGGATTTTAATCCCATTGAAAAAGGCTATTATTGCAGACGGTGATATTCGCAATGTCATTGATATCGTTTCGTCTGATCCTGCGTTATCTGCTCACCTGCTATGGCGCAGTAGCAGCGCAGATCACGCCACAGCTCAGTCGAGTAAGAATCGTTCCTTAAAAGACGCCTTAGTGCGCTTGGGCCAAGTTAACATTTATCGCTATGCTTTTACTTTCTATCTGAAAGAGCGTTTAGACGAGCTCAATGAACCGTACAAGAAACTCATTCACGGTTACTGGGCAATGACTGAAGCGATTGCAGTAGATGCTGTTGATCAGTTATATCAAATGGATAGTGTGCAAATTAATCCTGATGAAGTACAAACATTGGCACTGTTTAGTGTGTTTGGTGACATTATCGCACTGACCGCATTTGCCTACTTAAATTCGGAACGCACAGAGCCTTACCCGTTAAGCTTACTTAAGTCCGTGATTGAGGAGCAGCAGCAAGCACTGACCCTAGAAGCTTTTGAGTCATTAGGACTAGATGATGATCTTAGCGGCGAGTTTATGATTGCTCATAATTTACGAAAGACACACAATGTTAATTCTCCAGGCCTAGTATTAAGGCGGGTATTAACAAAGAGAAACTTATTGCTTAACCCAATATAG
- a CDS encoding arylesterase has translation MKHLSILRPFGRSLIILSLLLLQACSGASIPVLSENARVLAFGDSLTYGVGASKGQDYPSQLAGISGFEVINAGVSGETTSGGKKRLAQLLAHHDPELLILLEGGNDFLRNQPLATTKANLAQMIEIAQAKQIPVLLVAVPQKSLFLSPSPIYAELAEQYELVLVEDTLSSLLRTPSKKSDAIHLNDEGYTALAEAIYQAI, from the coding sequence ATGAAACACTTGTCGATACTGAGGCCATTTGGCCGATCTCTCATCATACTGTCATTGCTGTTATTGCAAGCTTGCTCTGGTGCCAGTATTCCAGTCTTGTCCGAAAACGCGCGGGTGCTAGCCTTTGGTGATAGCCTGACCTATGGCGTCGGTGCGAGTAAGGGCCAAGATTACCCGAGTCAACTTGCAGGGATAAGCGGCTTTGAGGTGATTAATGCCGGGGTGTCAGGAGAGACTACATCGGGTGGTAAGAAACGCTTAGCTCAGCTATTGGCTCATCATGATCCTGAGTTGTTAATTTTATTAGAGGGCGGGAATGACTTTCTTCGTAATCAGCCATTGGCAACGACCAAAGCTAACTTAGCGCAGATGATCGAGATAGCACAGGCTAAGCAGATCCCGGTTCTGCTGGTGGCCGTGCCGCAAAAGAGCTTATTCCTGTCACCATCGCCTATTTATGCGGAATTAGCCGAGCAATATGAGCTGGTTTTAGTAGAAGATACCTTGAGTAGCCTATTGAGAACTCCGAGTAAAAAGTCTGATGCCATACATCTAAACGACGAGGGCTACACAGCGCTGGCTGAGGCGATTTATCAGGCGATATAA
- a CDS encoding TonB-dependent receptor domain-containing protein has product MGTQPSKIALLISSLISFTAFTATAEDLGASSATIDETITVTGSRFDRTVDQQLTVINTIEREEIARLNPKSVADVLETLPGVSVSRNGGAGQATSISVRGSNSNHVLVLVDGVKVGSATLGTVSFNTLSPENIERIEVLKGPRASVWGSDAIGGVIQIFTRELKGGEWFAGAEYGSNDYVRGSFGAGMNHGDGNTTLAVNHEQSDGYDVYNGAEVENDDDGYKRNALSLKGSQQINQNWQALWNGQYDKGNTQYDDIYASGSADESDYENYLWSLATQYSREQFTSKLAVSQSQDSNENFRGDDASVAIAEFETKRDQVNWSNQYLAADDLTITGGIDWSREQVRGDYAQDERDLFGAYALIQKQWSKLLAEVAVRYDDVENIDSETSYNASLAYQFNEQWRIAATTGTAFKAPTFNDLYWPDSGNSDLISETAESYELTLHFNNQDLRAYISVFQNKIDNLIAWAPTGEQDDFGWDIWKPANINEAKITGVELSANYQLLGLEHQLGYTYLNAENKQTDEQLIGRSENEFNYLLSYTWQQFDLLANYHYQGKRYAGYEQYLDAYHKLDLSLGFQIDDAWSLRLKANNLFDEEIISDQNYFSPGRELFFSVSYQAF; this is encoded by the coding sequence ATGGGAACACAACCCTCTAAAATTGCACTGCTAATTAGCAGTCTTATCAGCTTTACTGCATTCACAGCGACCGCCGAAGATCTCGGAGCAAGCTCAGCGACAATCGATGAAACGATTACTGTAACAGGATCACGTTTTGACAGAACGGTAGATCAGCAACTGACAGTTATCAATACGATTGAGCGTGAAGAAATCGCGCGTCTTAACCCTAAATCGGTTGCCGATGTACTAGAAACGCTTCCTGGCGTCAGTGTATCTCGCAATGGTGGTGCGGGTCAGGCTACTTCTATTAGTGTTCGCGGTAGTAATTCAAATCATGTTCTAGTGCTAGTTGACGGCGTAAAGGTTGGCTCTGCAACCTTAGGTACTGTCAGTTTTAATACCCTATCTCCTGAGAACATCGAGCGTATAGAAGTGCTTAAAGGTCCGCGGGCGTCTGTATGGGGCAGCGATGCTATAGGCGGCGTTATTCAAATATTTACCCGTGAGCTTAAAGGTGGCGAGTGGTTTGCTGGTGCCGAATATGGCAGCAATGACTATGTTCGAGGCTCATTTGGCGCAGGCATGAATCATGGCGACGGAAACACCACACTTGCCGTTAACCATGAACAGTCTGACGGCTATGATGTATATAATGGCGCCGAAGTCGAGAACGATGACGACGGTTACAAGCGTAATGCGCTTTCATTGAAAGGGTCGCAGCAAATTAATCAAAACTGGCAAGCACTTTGGAATGGCCAGTACGATAAGGGCAATACCCAATACGATGACATCTACGCCTCAGGTTCGGCCGATGAGTCAGATTATGAAAACTATCTTTGGAGTCTTGCTACCCAGTACAGTCGTGAGCAGTTCACTAGCAAGTTAGCCGTGAGTCAATCACAAGATTCAAATGAAAATTTCCGCGGTGATGATGCGAGTGTTGCCATTGCAGAGTTTGAAACTAAGCGCGATCAAGTTAACTGGAGCAATCAGTATTTAGCGGCAGATGATCTGACTATTACCGGCGGTATTGACTGGTCAAGAGAGCAGGTCAGAGGCGACTACGCCCAAGACGAGCGAGACCTTTTCGGCGCATACGCATTAATCCAGAAGCAATGGAGCAAGTTGCTAGCCGAAGTGGCTGTACGCTACGATGATGTGGAAAATATCGATAGCGAAACTTCCTATAATGCCAGTTTAGCCTATCAGTTTAATGAACAATGGCGAATAGCAGCGACCACGGGCACGGCTTTTAAGGCGCCAACCTTTAACGATCTATACTGGCCTGACTCTGGTAACTCTGACTTGATCTCAGAAACGGCAGAGAGTTATGAGCTGACGCTGCATTTTAATAATCAAGATCTTCGCGCCTATATCAGTGTGTTCCAGAATAAGATTGATAACCTTATTGCCTGGGCACCAACTGGTGAGCAAGATGATTTTGGTTGGGATATCTGGAAGCCTGCGAACATCAATGAAGCTAAGATCACAGGTGTAGAGCTTTCGGCAAATTATCAACTGTTAGGGCTAGAACATCAGCTGGGTTACACCTACCTAAATGCAGAAAACAAGCAAACTGATGAACAACTTATCGGTCGCAGTGAGAATGAGTTCAACTATTTACTGAGCTACACTTGGCAGCAGTTTGATCTACTTGCTAACTATCATTATCAAGGTAAGCGTTATGCTGGCTATGAGCAGTACTTAGATGCCTATCATAAGCTCGATTTGAGTTTGGGTTTCCAGATTGATGATGCATGGAGCCTACGCTTAAAGGCGAACAACCTGTTTGATGAAGAGATTATCTCAGATCAGAACTACTTTAGCCCTGGAAGAGAGTTATTCTTCAGCGTTAGCTACCAAGCGTTTTAA
- a CDS encoding BlaI/MecI/CopY family transcriptional regulator: MKEISNAELCVLNVLWQSSPISASDVIGELSRTHDWHQKTVKTLLNRLVKKQAIGFEKQGRSYLYSPLIRQSEYQLKESESFIERLFSGRIAPLVAGFAKQNKLSAEDVDELQQLIDTWKKDNKS, translated from the coding sequence ATGAAAGAGATCAGTAATGCAGAGTTGTGCGTACTCAATGTCCTGTGGCAATCCTCACCTATCAGTGCCAGTGATGTCATAGGTGAACTTTCTCGCACCCATGACTGGCACCAGAAAACCGTAAAAACATTACTCAACCGCCTAGTAAAGAAGCAAGCCATTGGCTTTGAAAAACAGGGGCGCTCCTACCTTTATAGTCCGCTAATCAGGCAGAGTGAGTATCAACTCAAGGAGAGTGAGTCTTTTATCGAACGGTTATTTTCAGGACGAATCGCGCCCTTGGTCGCAGGATTTGCTAAGCAGAATAAGCTCAGCGCGGAGGATGTCGACGAGCTACAACAGCTGATAGACACGTGGAAAAAGGATAACAAGTCATGA
- a CDS encoding M56 family metallopeptidase — MMLWMAQQTLLLSLVCGGLLLSHRLLQQHLGAHRTYHLWLAIPALLISSAIMVMLPSPLSAVQANQLAHYSVMAGKAISAVQTTDYANLLLLTWLVGVGIMFILLLLQAIGLKRILRTAIPLEHQDAALPTLQHPSVQSPMLVGISNAKILLPTSFNRLSDDERQSIIAHEQYHHQRRDLISNLLAYLTLTVFWFNPLCWLAYRRFRDDQELSCDAHVTRALSKQQKISYSQVLLAYSQQAHHGLLHTHYGNKNILKERIMQMKTSQKGQSGLAIIGLTICLGLSGLLLNQQVQAGAHEHNEVHPLTRVEPKYPISAVEAHQSGFVKLKFDISPSGAVSNVSVIKSSPEAVFDKSAVTALEQWRYKESTKGFKGAKVQLDFMIEPPATDVERIKVTP, encoded by the coding sequence ATGATGCTATGGATGGCGCAGCAGACCCTTTTACTCTCATTAGTATGTGGCGGCTTACTCTTGAGTCACCGTTTATTGCAGCAACACCTTGGCGCCCACAGAACCTATCATTTGTGGCTAGCCATTCCCGCTCTGCTCATCAGCTCAGCCATAATGGTAATGCTTCCCTCTCCTCTTAGTGCAGTGCAAGCCAACCAACTTGCTCACTACAGCGTGATGGCGGGCAAGGCAATCTCTGCCGTACAAACCACAGATTATGCGAACTTATTACTGCTTACATGGTTAGTTGGCGTAGGAATTATGTTCATCCTACTACTATTACAAGCCATAGGGTTGAAACGGATATTGCGTACAGCAATCCCCCTTGAGCATCAAGATGCAGCGCTGCCAACACTGCAACACCCTAGTGTGCAGTCGCCCATGCTGGTCGGTATTAGCAATGCAAAAATCTTACTTCCAACTAGTTTTAATCGCTTGTCGGATGATGAGCGGCAGTCAATTATCGCTCATGAACAATACCACCATCAGCGCCGAGACCTAATCAGCAATCTACTCGCCTACTTAACCCTAACGGTTTTCTGGTTCAATCCTCTATGCTGGCTGGCTTACCGACGCTTTAGAGACGATCAAGAGTTGTCTTGCGATGCCCATGTCACCCGAGCGTTAAGCAAGCAACAAAAAATCAGTTATAGCCAAGTGCTATTAGCCTACTCCCAGCAAGCTCATCACGGCCTGCTACACACTCACTATGGAAATAAAAACATACTCAAGGAGCGAATAATGCAAATGAAAACCTCTCAGAAAGGACAAAGTGGCTTAGCCATTATAGGCCTCACTATCTGCCTCGGACTAAGTGGCCTACTACTGAACCAACAGGTACAGGCTGGTGCGCACGAGCATAATGAGGTTCATCCCTTAACCCGTGTTGAACCTAAATATCCAATTTCGGCAGTCGAGGCTCACCAGAGCGGCTTTGTGAAGCTTAAGTTTGATATCAGCCCTAGCGGCGCAGTAAGTAATGTCAGCGTGATTAAGTCATCGCCAGAAGCTGTATTTGATAAGTCAGCAGTTACCGCACTTGAGCAATGGCGCTATAAAGAGTCAACCAAGGGATTCAAAGGCGCAAAAGTGCAGCTCGATTTTATGATTGAGCCACCGGCAACCGATGTTGAGCGCATTAAAGTGACGCCTTAA
- a CDS encoding NADPH-dependent FMN reductase — protein MKLLAFAASSSSKSINKQLATYAASLVDGADVEILDINDYEMPIFSQDREEELGQPEQAQKFFAKIGEADAIIISFAEHNGSYTAAYKNLFDWTSRIDMKVFQNKPMVLLATSPGPGGASSVLAAAAGSAPYFAADVKASLSVPSFFDNFDMEKQQLRNPELQDKLKSALALL, from the coding sequence ATGAAACTATTAGCCTTTGCAGCGAGCAGCAGTTCTAAGTCAATTAACAAGCAACTTGCAACCTATGCCGCTTCGTTAGTGGACGGCGCAGACGTTGAAATTCTCGATATTAACGACTACGAAATGCCTATTTTTAGTCAAGACAGAGAAGAGGAGCTAGGTCAGCCTGAACAGGCGCAAAAGTTCTTTGCCAAAATCGGTGAAGCCGATGCGATTATCATCTCTTTTGCCGAGCATAATGGTTCATACACAGCGGCCTATAAGAATTTGTTTGACTGGACATCGCGTATCGATATGAAAGTATTCCAGAATAAGCCAATGGTATTGCTGGCTACATCTCCAGGCCCAGGTGGTGCGTCGAGTGTATTGGCTGCGGCAGCGGGCTCGGCGCCATACTTTGCTGCAGATGTGAAAGCCTCACTATCTGTACCAAGTTTCTTCGATAACTTCGACATGGAGAAGCAACAGCTGCGTAACCCAGAGTTGCAAGATAAGTTGAAGAGTGCGTTAGCACTGCTCTAG
- a CDS encoding LysR family transcriptional regulator, with protein MNKLFDGIVIFVQVVKSAGFSAAAEVLGHSTSYVSKEVNKLESRLGVRLLNRTTRSIGLTPEGDAYYQQCLQLISDAEQAIGLITQHDVSPRGVLKLSCPVGFAQQHLKPIISEYLKRYPNVSLDLDLSDKRTDVIADGYDLAIRASAQLEESSLICRKLYSCKAYTVASKEYISRHGKPHHPRELETHNGICYSNHKQPSRWDYIDHDGKHFSVDIRPKILCNNGNMQLNLALAGHGITRLPNFYMQGELENDQLEILFDKFPSANIDVFVVYPSRKHLSPKVRAFIDLAAERLAG; from the coding sequence ATGAATAAACTGTTTGATGGTATCGTGATATTTGTGCAAGTGGTAAAGAGTGCAGGTTTCTCCGCCGCGGCAGAAGTCTTGGGACACTCCACCTCCTATGTCAGCAAGGAGGTCAATAAACTGGAGTCTAGACTCGGAGTGCGACTGCTCAATAGAACCACGCGCTCGATAGGCTTAACCCCTGAGGGAGATGCCTATTATCAGCAGTGCCTACAATTGATTAGCGACGCCGAGCAGGCGATAGGCTTAATCACTCAACATGATGTGAGCCCTCGTGGAGTACTAAAACTCAGTTGTCCCGTCGGTTTCGCCCAGCAACACCTCAAGCCCATTATCTCCGAATACCTAAAGCGTTACCCCAATGTGAGTTTAGATTTAGATCTAAGTGATAAGCGCACCGATGTGATTGCCGATGGTTATGATTTGGCCATTAGAGCATCGGCGCAGCTGGAAGAATCCAGCCTCATCTGCCGTAAGCTCTATAGCTGTAAAGCTTATACTGTGGCGTCGAAAGAATACATTTCACGCCATGGTAAACCTCACCACCCCAGAGAGCTCGAGACACATAACGGGATCTGTTACTCCAACCATAAACAGCCAAGCAGATGGGATTACATTGACCATGACGGCAAACACTTTTCGGTGGATATTAGGCCAAAGATCCTCTGTAACAACGGCAACATGCAGCTAAATCTAGCGCTGGCGGGACATGGCATCACTCGCTTACCTAACTTCTATATGCAAGGTGAACTCGAAAATGATCAGTTAGAGATCCTGTTTGACAAGTTTCCCAGCGCCAATATTGATGTGTTCGTGGTTTACCCAAGCCGCAAACACCTATCGCCCAAAGTCAGAGCCTTTATCGATCTGGCTGCCGAACGGTTAGCTGGATAG
- a CDS encoding cation:dicarboxylate symporter family transporter, translating into MTSSTQMLVAMFVGFAVGLFFGESVGWMGTIGTSVILLMQMTVLPYIVVSLVGGIGKLQKSTAKLIFSRAGLIMLLLWLLAIVMIALMPLSFPVVESASFFSTSSIEPVTPIDYFKLYIPSNPFESMADGYVPAMVVFSIAMGLALIGMQGENKQQILTFMHTSSEIFSRITQGLVKVLPIGIFAMSASAAGTMGVDEFASMQVYLISYFVLCLLLTFWVLPWIVASLTPITFAQALRISKSSLVTAFATGNIFIVIPVIVEECKQVMREHDNLCDDGATLIEILVPIAFTFPNIGKLTVIMFVYFAGWFNGTPVDIASIPSLSISGLLALFGSVYVAIPFMLDLVKLPADLFQLFVMSGFITGKFNSIAAVMNLFVLTLLTASLFQKSLKLRPPQLLKMGIGIGASVLATLIVCRVGMGMFIHSPEITSGVIANMQVADKVPTKVNRQFPVLGKTPTTPIRGVQAIRDKGTLRVGYIPSNVPFSYYNNSGNLVGFDTAMATKLAEDLKVKIEFIPFKKDQLAASLKAGFFDIAMSGLAMDIEQMDALSYANPVLELNIAIATRDHLVNEFKSNEKIKEMRNMTIAYVEHSDVIDDAKHFAPHVKFVKIEGYKDFFRQKNHQYDAVVISAQAGSAWTLFFPGYGIALLENKSRYPVAYAVAQNNQSLLNYINNWQRLRKVDGTKEAIYDYWMLGKGAEKVQPRWSIIRDVLHWVE; encoded by the coding sequence ATGACTAGTTCGACCCAGATGTTAGTGGCCATGTTTGTCGGTTTCGCAGTAGGTCTATTTTTCGGCGAATCAGTCGGCTGGATGGGTACCATAGGCACCAGCGTCATTTTGCTTATGCAGATGACAGTCCTACCCTATATTGTGGTGTCGCTAGTTGGAGGCATAGGAAAGCTGCAAAAGAGTACCGCCAAGCTTATCTTTAGCCGCGCAGGCCTTATCATGTTACTGCTGTGGCTACTGGCAATCGTCATGATAGCCCTCATGCCACTGTCTTTTCCTGTTGTTGAATCGGCGTCGTTTTTCAGTACCAGCAGTATCGAACCTGTCACCCCAATCGATTACTTTAAACTGTATATTCCCTCGAATCCCTTCGAGTCCATGGCCGATGGATATGTTCCCGCTATGGTGGTATTCAGTATCGCCATGGGACTGGCGCTAATCGGCATGCAGGGCGAAAATAAACAGCAAATTTTAACCTTTATGCATACTAGCTCAGAGATCTTCTCGCGCATCACTCAGGGCCTAGTCAAAGTGCTACCTATCGGTATTTTCGCCATGTCGGCTTCGGCAGCAGGCACCATGGGGGTCGATGAGTTTGCCAGCATGCAGGTGTATCTGATCAGCTATTTCGTGCTGTGCTTATTGCTAACCTTCTGGGTGCTGCCCTGGATTGTGGCATCGCTGACGCCAATTACTTTTGCACAAGCGCTGCGAATTTCAAAGTCGAGCCTAGTCACAGCCTTCGCCACAGGTAACATCTTTATCGTGATCCCTGTGATTGTCGAAGAGTGTAAGCAGGTGATGCGTGAGCACGACAACTTATGTGATGACGGCGCCACCTTGATTGAAATTTTGGTGCCTATCGCCTTCACCTTCCCCAATATCGGCAAGCTCACAGTGATTATGTTTGTCTACTTTGCCGGTTGGTTTAACGGCACGCCTGTAGATATTGCCAGTATTCCATCGCTGTCTATTAGTGGACTATTAGCCCTATTTGGCAGCGTGTATGTGGCAATTCCCTTTATGCTGGATCTCGTCAAGCTCCCCGCAGATCTGTTCCAGCTATTCGTGATGTCGGGCTTTATCACAGGTAAATTCAACTCTATCGCCGCGGTGATGAATCTGTTTGTACTCACCTTGCTGACCGCATCACTGTTTCAAAAGTCACTCAAACTGCGTCCACCACAACTACTCAAGATGGGCATAGGGATCGGTGCCAGTGTATTGGCAACCTTGATTGTTTGCCGTGTCGGCATGGGCATGTTCATTCACAGTCCAGAGATCACCAGCGGCGTGATAGCCAATATGCAGGTGGCAGACAAAGTGCCGACCAAGGTGAATAGGCAGTTCCCAGTCCTTGGGAAAACACCGACAACTCCGATCCGCGGCGTGCAGGCTATCAGAGATAAGGGAACACTTAGAGTCGGTTACATCCCAAGTAATGTACCTTTTAGCTACTATAACAATAGCGGGAACTTGGTCGGCTTCGATACTGCGATGGCGACCAAACTTGCCGAAGACTTAAAGGTCAAAATCGAATTTATTCCCTTTAAGAAAGACCAACTTGCTGCATCGTTAAAGGCGGGATTCTTCGATATTGCCATGTCGGGGCTGGCCATGGATATCGAGCAGATGGATGCCCTCAGTTACGCTAATCCAGTGCTTGAATTAAACATTGCCATTGCAACGAGAGACCATCTGGTCAACGAGTTCAAGAGCAATGAAAAGATTAAAGAGATGCGTAATATGACTATAGCTTATGTTGAGCATAGTGATGTCATCGACGATGCCAAACATTTTGCTCCCCATGTTAAGTTCGTCAAAATTGAAGGCTACAAAGATTTCTTCAGACAGAAAAATCACCAATATGATGCGGTCGTGATCAGCGCTCAGGCAGGTTCGGCTTGGACTCTGTTCTTCCCCGGATATGGCATTGCCTTGTTAGAAAACAAATCTCGCTACCCCGTGGCGTACGCTGTAGCACAAAACAATCAGTCACTACTCAATTACATCAATAACTGGCAAAGGTTACGTAAGGTAGATGGCACTAAAGAGGCTATCTATGATTATTGGATGCTGGGTAAAGGCGCCGAAAAAGTGCAGCCTCGCTGGTCGATAATCCGAGATGTGTTGCACTGGGTGGAATAA
- a CDS encoding pseudouridine synthase produces MRLDKFICKSTELNRKHASDCIERAEVSVNGEVITDVRFQVHESNEVRYKGQRLVARPSRYIMLHKPIHTLSSNVDGDYPSLFRCIDIDRVEDLHIVGRLDADTTGLVLLTDDGRWSFDIIRPDKQCAKTYRVMLRDPIAGDVAADVIARFEAGLQLQNEQALTLPAKLEIVAPREVLLTITEGKYHQVKRMFAAVGNRVIGLHREQIGDLSLDLKVGEWRYLSDTEVKRLSTPTPSGD; encoded by the coding sequence ATGCGTTTAGATAAATTTATCTGTAAGAGTACCGAGCTTAATCGCAAGCACGCTAGCGATTGTATCGAGCGCGCGGAAGTGAGCGTTAACGGCGAGGTCATTACTGATGTGCGCTTTCAGGTACATGAAAGTAACGAGGTGCGCTATAAGGGGCAAAGGTTAGTTGCGAGGCCGTCGCGCTACATCATGCTGCATAAGCCGATACATACCTTAAGCTCAAATGTCGATGGTGATTACCCAAGCCTATTTCGCTGTATCGATATTGACAGGGTTGAGGATTTACATATTGTGGGTAGGCTCGATGCCGACACCACGGGCTTAGTGTTACTGACCGATGATGGTCGCTGGTCATTCGATATTATTCGCCCCGACAAACAGTGTGCAAAAACCTACCGGGTGATGCTCAGAGATCCCATTGCTGGAGATGTAGCAGCCGATGTTATCGCAAGGTTTGAGGCTGGCCTACAACTGCAAAATGAGCAGGCGTTAACCCTACCTGCGAAACTTGAGATTGTTGCGCCTAGAGAGGTGTTACTCACCATCACCGAGGGCAAGTATCACCAGGTAAAGCGTATGTTTGCCGCGGTGGGCAATCGCGTTATCGGTTTACACAGAGAACAAATTGGTGATTTAAGCTTAGATTTAAAGGTCGGTGAGTGGCGTTATCTTTCTGATACCGAGGTGAAGCGATTGTCGACTCCTACGCCTAGCGGTGACTGA